A single window of Novipirellula aureliae DNA harbors:
- a CDS encoding O-antigen ligase family protein: MANSLSWPERLALLVAIIEIPLQLDKFFFFHESDSLLGAVGGLSISLTTLSLIFLYGVWAANTALHRSRLAYRCIFGYPMIVYLTIVLASAMWATKPALSLFDFAVLVHAYLLFFYVANRLQTHSDVQFILFGFALTMAIQSGLIFYAGFLGIETERYDLGPITLTVNEGQRHGGTMHSPVLAGSTLAMLWLPVLASLTVLKEKRSWCFAFVAVVMGVVAIFLTQTRGAILTSVVGMSIIGGGMLMRGWLPKWTIVLAGVLVIVSIYPAIIVYEKRVQFGDGDSARARKHLSAIALELISQHPMLGHGSGNCHLAGQNIADRGEFRGEWYYTVHSKYLLVWIETGVFGFIAFLAVIGNALRQSMAAWLTKDGALAVIGLAFFASISGHMLHLAVDIFNSRTQVQILWLLFGMSAAVYKLSNHERFARRAPTMLRRAG; this comes from the coding sequence ATGGCGAATTCGCTTTCGTGGCCTGAACGTTTGGCTTTGTTGGTTGCGATCATCGAGATTCCGTTACAGCTCGATAAGTTTTTCTTTTTTCACGAGAGCGACTCGTTACTTGGGGCGGTTGGTGGGCTGAGTATATCACTGACTACTCTGTCGCTGATCTTTTTGTATGGTGTTTGGGCTGCCAATACTGCTCTACATCGGTCCCGTTTGGCATACAGGTGCATCTTCGGATACCCGATGATCGTGTATCTGACAATCGTGCTTGCCAGTGCGATGTGGGCGACAAAACCTGCATTATCCCTATTCGATTTTGCAGTTTTGGTGCATGCCTATTTGCTGTTTTTTTACGTTGCCAACCGTTTGCAAACGCACAGCGATGTTCAATTTATCCTGTTTGGATTTGCCTTGACAATGGCGATTCAAAGTGGATTGATTTTCTACGCTGGATTTCTTGGCATTGAAACCGAGCGATACGATCTTGGGCCCATCACGCTAACCGTAAACGAAGGGCAGCGTCACGGGGGGACAATGCACTCACCGGTTTTGGCGGGCAGTACGCTCGCGATGCTGTGGTTGCCAGTTCTGGCGTCGTTGACTGTATTGAAGGAAAAGCGGTCTTGGTGTTTCGCTTTTGTAGCGGTCGTCATGGGGGTCGTTGCAATTTTCTTGACCCAAACGCGGGGTGCGATTTTGACTTCGGTGGTGGGCATGTCAATCATTGGCGGAGGAATGCTGATGCGAGGTTGGCTACCTAAGTGGACGATTGTGCTTGCTGGGGTTTTAGTCATTGTTAGTATTTATCCTGCCATCATTGTCTACGAGAAACGAGTTCAATTCGGTGACGGAGATTCGGCCAGAGCACGAAAGCACTTGTCGGCCATCGCACTCGAACTGATTTCACAGCATCCGATGCTAGGCCATGGCTCAGGAAATTGTCATTTGGCGGGTCAAAATATTGCAGATCGCGGCGAGTTCCGGGGCGAATGGTACTACACCGTCCATAGTAAATACTTGTTGGTCTGGATCGAAACAGGTGTCTTTGGATTTATCGCCTTTTTAGCGGTGATTGGTAATGCGCTGCGTCAATCGATGGCGGCTTGGCTAACAAAGGATGGCGCATTGGCTGTCATTGGTCTGGCGTTTTTCGCATCCATTTCGGGGCACATGCTGCATTTGGCGGTTGATATTTTCAACTCGCGGACACAAGTCCAGATTCTGTGGTTGCTGTTTGGAATGTCCGCTGCCGTTTACAAGCTATCGAATCACGAACGTTTCGCTCGCCGCGCTCCGACGATGCTTCGGAGGGCCGGATGA
- a CDS encoding DegT/DnrJ/EryC1/StrS family aminotransferase yields MHQDNSTSLIPLVDLQTQSRLLKEDILRRMGDVIDGARYILGQEVQEFEERFAAYCQVDHCIGMANGTEAIHMALRALDIGAGDEVITAGNSFAATALAIAHAGAEAVFIDIDSTDFNIDIELIEDAITEKTKAIIPVHLFGQPARMKEIREIADRHGLKIIEDSAQGHGAEIDGKRCGSFGDIGCFSFYPGKNLGAFGDGGATVTNDPALADKLRLLRNYGQKEKNRHDVLAFNSRLDTIQACVLLSKMDHVEKWTEQRQQVAAWYREDLADVELMLPEERHDVRHVYHLFVVRTPHRDELMASLAAKNIAAGIHYPNPLSRAAPFVDSRTYPMGLPVCQTVAEEIVSLPMYPEMTRDQVSRVSEAISSFVKEKENASELV; encoded by the coding sequence ATGCATCAAGATAACTCCACTTCGCTGATTCCTCTTGTTGACTTGCAAACTCAATCACGTCTTCTTAAAGAGGACATTCTTCGCCGCATGGGCGATGTGATCGACGGAGCCCGGTACATTCTCGGCCAAGAGGTTCAAGAATTTGAAGAGCGGTTTGCAGCCTATTGCCAAGTCGATCATTGTATCGGCATGGCGAACGGTACCGAAGCGATTCACATGGCCCTCCGCGCCCTCGATATTGGAGCAGGCGACGAGGTCATTACTGCAGGCAATTCGTTTGCAGCAACCGCTTTGGCGATAGCTCACGCGGGAGCCGAGGCGGTATTCATTGATATCGATTCAACCGATTTCAATATTGATATCGAATTGATCGAGGATGCGATTACGGAAAAAACGAAGGCAATTATCCCCGTCCATTTATTTGGCCAGCCTGCTCGGATGAAAGAGATTCGGGAGATCGCGGATCGGCACGGATTGAAAATCATTGAGGATTCGGCTCAAGGCCATGGTGCGGAAATCGATGGCAAACGTTGTGGTTCGTTTGGTGATATTGGCTGTTTTAGCTTCTATCCTGGCAAGAATCTCGGTGCCTTCGGTGACGGTGGTGCAACGGTCACCAATGATCCGGCATTGGCCGACAAGCTGCGTTTGCTTCGCAATTACGGGCAAAAAGAGAAAAACCGACACGATGTGCTGGCTTTCAACAGCCGGCTTGATACGATTCAAGCGTGTGTTCTGCTCTCGAAAATGGACCATGTTGAAAAATGGACCGAGCAACGTCAGCAAGTGGCAGCGTGGTACCGAGAGGATTTGGCCGACGTCGAATTGATGTTGCCGGAAGAACGTCATGATGTCCGTCATGTCTACCATTTGTTTGTCGTTCGTACGCCCCATCGCGATGAATTGATGGCTTCGTTGGCTGCGAAGAATATTGCGGCGGGTATCCATTACCCTAATCCACTAAGCCGAGCGGCTCCGTTTGTGGACTCGCGTACATATCCCATGGGTTTGCCAGTGTGTCAAACCGTTGCGGAGGAAATTGTTTCGCTACCGATGTACCCTGAAATGACACGAGACCAGGTGTCGCGTGTCAGCGAAGCGATCAGCTCCTTTGTGAAAGAAAAGGAAAACGCAAGTGAACTTGTCTGA
- a CDS encoding MBOAT family O-acyltransferase, translating to MQFSQLEFLIFFAIVFVAVWSTKQLAIRNGLLLVASYYFYAYWDYRFCGLLLLSTLVDFFVAKKIDAAEERSTRLRWLWVSVSVNLGVLGTFKYFNFFIDSIAPLLESVGWGAQTLNVILPVGISFYTFQTLSYTIDVYRQKLKPTEKLLNFALYVAFFPQLVAGPIVRARELLPQLASVPRWSYRRCYGGFQLFLIGAVKKLLLADRLGEMVDVVFADPQYYAGTTVWVAAFAYAGQIYYDFSGYTDMAIGVAKILGYRFPKNFRHPYLAISFADFWHRWHMTLSRWLRDYLYISLGGSRGSTWMTYRNLMLTMVLGGLWHGAAWTFVLWGAVHGVALCMERALLARTSLAIPIFFRWLMTMTVVLFAWVVFRSPDMATCQLMLSQMLFLPPGIPWYPPLVIGVLTCMAAEHLAWRTKLRPAMRLRADTWYSPPITVVLLWSLVIYSPVGFKPFVYFQF from the coding sequence ATGCAATTCTCTCAACTTGAATTTCTGATATTTTTCGCAATTGTGTTTGTAGCGGTCTGGAGCACGAAACAGCTTGCGATTCGCAATGGGCTGTTGTTAGTCGCCAGCTATTACTTTTATGCCTACTGGGATTATCGATTTTGTGGACTTCTATTGCTCTCGACTTTAGTCGATTTCTTTGTTGCAAAAAAGATTGACGCAGCGGAAGAACGATCGACTCGGCTGCGGTGGCTTTGGGTTAGCGTCTCGGTCAATTTGGGCGTGCTTGGAACGTTTAAGTATTTCAACTTTTTTATTGACTCTATTGCGCCGTTGTTGGAGTCGGTGGGTTGGGGCGCGCAGACTTTAAACGTCATTTTGCCGGTCGGAATTTCTTTCTACACTTTTCAAACGCTCAGCTATACGATCGATGTTTATCGGCAGAAGCTCAAGCCGACGGAGAAACTGCTGAACTTTGCTCTGTACGTCGCGTTCTTTCCGCAGTTGGTCGCTGGGCCGATCGTCCGAGCCCGCGAATTGTTACCGCAGTTGGCCTCGGTGCCCCGCTGGTCTTACCGACGATGCTATGGTGGATTTCAACTCTTTCTAATCGGAGCCGTCAAGAAGTTGCTATTGGCTGACCGGCTCGGTGAGATGGTCGACGTCGTGTTCGCCGATCCTCAATACTACGCGGGCACAACGGTTTGGGTTGCTGCGTTTGCTTATGCGGGGCAGATCTATTATGACTTCTCAGGCTACACCGACATGGCGATTGGAGTAGCAAAAATATTGGGCTATCGCTTCCCGAAGAATTTTCGCCATCCGTATTTGGCAATATCCTTTGCCGATTTCTGGCATCGTTGGCACATGACGTTATCGCGTTGGCTTCGTGATTACTTGTACATATCGCTTGGAGGCAGTCGCGGGTCAACGTGGATGACCTATCGCAATTTGATGCTGACAATGGTTCTCGGAGGACTATGGCATGGAGCAGCCTGGACGTTCGTGTTGTGGGGAGCCGTTCATGGGGTTGCGCTTTGTATGGAAAGGGCACTGCTTGCCCGAACCTCCCTAGCCATCCCGATTTTCTTTAGGTGGTTGATGACGATGACGGTCGTTCTGTTCGCGTGGGTGGTTTTCCGATCTCCGGACATGGCGACTTGCCAATTGATGCTTTCGCAAATGCTGTTTTTGCCGCCGGGGATCCCCTGGTATCCCCCTCTTGTCATAGGGGTACTAACGTGTATGGCCGCTGAACATTTAGCGTGGCGCACGAAATTACGCCCGGCAATGCGTCTCCGAGCGGACACTTGGTATTCCCCTCCGATTACCGTTGTCTTGTTATGGTCACTCGTGATTTATTCTCCGGTCGGTTTCAAACCATTTGTCTACTTTCAGTTTTAA
- a CDS encoding tRNA (cytidine(34)-2'-O)-methyltransferase, with amino-acid sequence MTEKQQDRVQREKGERSRSDGQSIANDPTAHVVLYQPEIAQNTGNIGRTCVAVGAKLWIVRPAAFRLDDKRLRRAGLDYWQHLMLEDAINWDDLTHKLKPRRFFYFSRFAKQSIWDASFEREDVFVFGSESSGLPDSILDCDNPQSLRIPMRPEVRSLNLGNTAAIVLYEHQRQMRMQMEQ; translated from the coding sequence ATGACTGAGAAACAACAGGATCGGGTACAGCGAGAAAAAGGGGAACGGAGTCGTTCGGACGGCCAAAGTATAGCGAATGATCCGACGGCACATGTGGTGTTATACCAGCCGGAGATCGCTCAAAACACTGGGAACATTGGACGCACTTGTGTTGCGGTTGGTGCAAAGCTTTGGATCGTTCGCCCAGCCGCTTTCAGGCTTGACGATAAACGACTTCGCCGCGCCGGACTAGATTATTGGCAACATTTAATGCTCGAAGATGCGATTAATTGGGACGATCTAACACACAAACTAAAACCGAGACGTTTTTTTTACTTTTCGCGGTTTGCAAAACAATCGATTTGGGATGCCTCGTTCGAGCGAGAGGATGTGTTCGTTTTTGGCAGCGAGTCGTCTGGACTTCCCGATTCGATCCTCGATTGCGACAACCCGCAATCATTGAGAATTCCGATGCGTCCTGAAGTGCGAAGTTTGAACTTGGGCAATACCGCAGCAATCGTCCTGTACGAGCATCAACGGCAAATGAGAATGCAAATGGAACAATGA
- a CDS encoding acyltransferase — MIHSHAIVDDESQIGEDTYIWAFAHVMKNARIGRCCNIGDHAFVESGAIIGNNVTLKNNVLIWEGITIEDDVFVGPGVIFTNDRYPRSGRMEAAKQRYSDKANWLVKTIVRRGSSIGGGSILCPGIELGRFSMVAAGALVTKNVEPHSLVIGSPARHVHYVCSCGQKLGGHFTEANCDACGETGASRL, encoded by the coding sequence ATGATTCATTCCCACGCGATTGTTGATGACGAGAGTCAAATTGGCGAGGACACCTACATTTGGGCGTTCGCTCATGTGATGAAAAACGCTCGAATTGGGCGGTGTTGCAACATCGGCGACCACGCCTTTGTGGAATCGGGTGCGATCATTGGCAACAACGTGACGCTCAAAAATAATGTTTTGATTTGGGAAGGGATCACGATCGAGGACGATGTCTTTGTGGGGCCAGGGGTCATTTTTACCAACGACCGCTACCCTCGGAGCGGTCGCATGGAAGCGGCAAAACAGCGTTACTCGGATAAAGCGAATTGGTTGGTCAAAACAATTGTTCGCCGTGGTAGCTCCATTGGAGGTGGTTCGATTCTGTGCCCTGGAATCGAATTGGGAAGGTTTTCGATGGTCGCAGCTGGGGCTTTGGTGACAAAAAATGTCGAGCCACACAGTTTAGTGATTGGATCCCCCGCTCGGCATGTACACTATGTTTGCAGTTGTGGCCAGAAACTTGGCGGGCATTTTACCGAAGCAAACTGCGACGCCTGTGGCGAGACCGGAGCATCGCGACTTTAA
- the carA gene encoding glutamine-hydrolyzing carbamoyl-phosphate synthase small subunit: protein MPQTAKLALEDGTVYEGYAIGASGELAGEVVFNTAMTGYQEILTDPSYHGQIVTMTYPEIGNYGVNSLDVEHESPSLSGFIVREESRIFSNYRADGGLQDYLKTHNLIGLAGIDTRALVRRIRIHGAMRGILSTEDLDDQSLIAKAKSSAGLVGRDLVREVMAKEVCAWEGQLDDWTAHQIGDAKGADTGKHIVCMDFGMKWNIPRHFASRGNRVTIVPGDTAADEIRKLEPNGVFLSNGPGDPEPLDYAHQTIRDLIGKVPVFGICLGHQLLALACGGKTFKLKFGHRGVNHPIMDTTTSKVEITTQNHGFAVDEESLPDCLEVTHRNLNDDTVAGIRHREHTAFGVQYHPEAASGPHDSHYLFERFQAQLS from the coding sequence ATGCCACAAACTGCGAAACTTGCTCTCGAGGACGGCACCGTATACGAAGGATACGCAATCGGAGCGTCCGGCGAATTGGCGGGTGAAGTCGTCTTCAACACCGCGATGACAGGCTACCAAGAAATTTTGACGGACCCCAGCTATCACGGCCAAATCGTGACGATGACCTATCCGGAAATCGGCAATTACGGCGTCAATTCGCTTGATGTCGAGCACGAATCTCCTTCGCTTAGCGGCTTTATCGTCCGCGAAGAAAGCCGAATTTTTAGCAATTATCGGGCTGACGGGGGGCTACAGGATTATCTGAAAACGCACAATTTGATCGGTTTGGCCGGTATCGACACCCGCGCACTCGTTCGCCGTATTCGTATTCACGGTGCAATGCGTGGGATTTTATCAACCGAGGATCTCGATGACCAAAGCTTGATCGCCAAGGCGAAGAGCTCAGCCGGACTTGTGGGGCGCGACTTGGTTCGCGAGGTGATGGCGAAGGAGGTTTGCGCCTGGGAGGGCCAACTCGACGATTGGACCGCTCATCAAATTGGCGACGCAAAAGGTGCCGACACGGGCAAACATATCGTGTGTATGGATTTCGGTATGAAATGGAATATCCCGAGGCATTTTGCATCGCGTGGGAATCGTGTAACAATCGTTCCTGGGGATACAGCGGCGGACGAAATCCGGAAATTGGAACCAAATGGGGTCTTCCTGTCCAACGGCCCCGGCGATCCTGAACCACTCGATTACGCTCATCAGACGATCAGGGATTTGATCGGCAAGGTTCCGGTTTTTGGTATCTGTTTAGGCCATCAATTGTTGGCGCTTGCCTGCGGCGGCAAGACTTTTAAGTTGAAATTTGGCCATCGTGGTGTGAATCATCCGATCATGGATACCACGACAAGCAAAGTGGAAATCACGACGCAGAATCATGGTTTTGCTGTCGATGAAGAATCGCTGCCCGATTGTTTGGAAGTGACTCACCGAAACTTGAATGACGACACGGTCGCAGGAATTCGGCATCGCGAGCATACGGCGTTTGGTGTTCAGTATCACCCCGAAGCCGCTTCGGGTCCGCATGACAGCCATTATTTGTTCGAGCGTTTTCAAGCACAATTGAGCTAG
- a CDS encoding GumC family protein translates to MNLSDQTLLRNETSRDEASGSDRALIEASPFHTLAESKPVVSPLWANSRASQNASLESYLEIPFRHKRLIIGSMLMSLLLGWMAIALWPRSYSSESKLIVRVGRESVSLDPTATTSSTLMLQKTQEEEIVSALEILSSRQMAESVVDKLTPAAIIEGALPRNAQQTAAAKTHAPALGDKIDRVVDPAKQALMDGLLAAGIRDEYGDRERAVRKLQSSVSIFSPRKSTVIVIEAEAKTPQMAQAIVRELTESFMDEHIKTSHTAGSYEFFKAEAAKVKEQLNALVAARSQFMQDNKIISIQANRDLLQERISGLDRDLVVASGQLEQAVSMVNDLKSKLDITDDEIISSKLVGTNPTWSGMRQKVHDLELAEQDWASRSRSNHPQLIQIREQLRSARDELAKTKSERVDENTTPNPLKMQLREELQQQTTSAAGLSALMHQKLAQRAELEERIDQLLDGERRLTESDRDIHLLDSTLRMLREKLEEARVIEQLNAKKISNIHIFQPASFVERPVSPKKPLFAIGFIGLGVASGLGLAFLREGTSQKIRTSFDVENQLGVPVVANIPQTRRLSSPGLTNDRVYQKRCQELIAEVLMGRSSSTRPCEGPEALMLGVIGVDVGVGASTLAVHLARTSSVDYGIKTMLVDADAQQRTTSDIFGLNGSPGLVELVGGQASHDECLQRADGYPIDLVASAADSCTETLRGTPSDIIQALHAYRHECKLMVIDLPAANQPDQVVTLVQHLDCVLVVVESEQTEIEAAERLLRRLADSPTQIVGVVLNKTQHYLPKVIRRFTASSV, encoded by the coding sequence GTGAACTTGTCTGACCAAACCTTGTTGCGAAATGAAACGTCTCGAGACGAAGCAAGCGGTTCTGATCGTGCTTTGATCGAAGCGAGCCCGTTTCATACGTTAGCCGAATCGAAGCCCGTGGTTTCGCCCCTCTGGGCGAATTCGCGTGCCAGCCAAAACGCATCGCTTGAATCCTACTTAGAGATTCCTTTTCGTCACAAGCGGCTAATCATTGGCTCAATGCTGATGAGTTTGTTGTTGGGATGGATGGCGATTGCGTTGTGGCCGCGCAGTTATTCGTCCGAGTCAAAATTGATTGTACGAGTTGGTCGAGAAAGCGTTTCGCTCGACCCCACGGCGACGACGAGTTCGACATTAATGTTGCAGAAGACGCAGGAAGAAGAGATTGTTTCGGCATTAGAAATTTTGAGCAGTCGTCAAATGGCAGAGTCCGTAGTCGACAAATTGACCCCTGCTGCGATTATCGAAGGTGCATTGCCACGAAACGCCCAACAAACGGCGGCAGCGAAAACACACGCACCAGCGTTAGGAGACAAGATCGATAGGGTCGTTGACCCGGCCAAGCAAGCGTTGATGGATGGATTGCTAGCCGCTGGAATTCGCGATGAGTACGGGGACCGCGAACGTGCGGTTCGGAAACTCCAATCCTCGGTCAGTATCTTCTCGCCCCGAAAGTCGACCGTGATTGTGATTGAAGCCGAAGCAAAGACACCTCAAATGGCGCAAGCGATTGTTCGAGAGTTGACGGAGTCTTTCATGGATGAACATATTAAGACGTCGCACACTGCCGGTTCCTATGAATTTTTTAAGGCCGAAGCGGCTAAAGTCAAGGAACAATTGAATGCACTCGTTGCTGCGCGTAGCCAATTCATGCAAGACAATAAAATTATATCGATTCAAGCGAATCGTGATTTGTTGCAAGAACGGATTTCGGGGCTGGATCGTGACTTGGTTGTCGCTTCTGGGCAACTGGAGCAAGCTGTTTCGATGGTGAATGATTTGAAGTCAAAGTTGGACATCACCGATGACGAGATTATTTCATCCAAGTTGGTAGGAACGAATCCAACGTGGAGTGGGATGCGCCAGAAGGTTCATGACTTGGAACTTGCCGAACAGGATTGGGCGTCGCGAAGTCGTTCGAATCATCCTCAACTCATCCAAATACGTGAACAATTACGTTCCGCTCGCGATGAACTTGCAAAGACAAAAAGTGAGCGAGTTGATGAAAACACCACCCCGAATCCGCTGAAGATGCAATTGAGAGAGGAGCTGCAGCAGCAAACCACGTCAGCTGCCGGACTTAGCGCACTGATGCATCAGAAGTTGGCACAGCGAGCTGAGTTGGAAGAGCGTATTGACCAATTGCTCGACGGCGAACGGAGGTTAACCGAATCAGATCGCGATATTCATTTGCTCGATAGCACATTGAGAATGCTACGCGAAAAGTTGGAAGAGGCTCGCGTGATCGAGCAGCTCAATGCAAAGAAGATCTCTAATATTCACATCTTTCAACCCGCGTCGTTCGTTGAACGCCCGGTCAGTCCGAAAAAACCTTTGTTTGCAATTGGGTTCATTGGTTTGGGGGTGGCATCGGGACTCGGTTTGGCGTTTCTCCGAGAGGGAACGTCGCAAAAGATCCGGACCAGTTTCGATGTCGAAAACCAGCTCGGCGTTCCCGTTGTTGCTAACATTCCACAGACGCGTCGTTTGTCTTCGCCTGGGTTGACAAACGATCGCGTTTACCAAAAGAGATGCCAAGAATTAATAGCCGAGGTATTAATGGGGCGTTCTTCCTCTACGCGTCCTTGCGAAGGTCCCGAAGCATTGATGCTTGGCGTGATCGGCGTTGACGTCGGTGTAGGGGCCAGTACGTTAGCGGTTCATTTGGCAAGAACCAGTAGTGTCGACTACGGTATTAAGACCATGCTTGTCGATGCGGATGCCCAGCAACGAACGACGTCGGATATTTTCGGGCTAAACGGTTCACCCGGATTGGTTGAACTTGTTGGTGGTCAAGCCTCGCATGATGAATGTCTACAACGAGCGGACGGATATCCGATCGACTTGGTCGCGTCGGCTGCGGATTCATGTACCGAAACCCTACGCGGTACGCCGTCGGATATTATCCAGGCGTTGCATGCTTATCGACATGAGTGCAAATTGATGGTTATCGATTTGCCTGCTGCGAACCAGCCCGATCAAGTGGTCACCTTGGTTCAGCATCTTGACTGCGTTTTGGTCGTCGTCGAGTCCGAACAAACGGAAATCGAAGCGGCGGAACGATTGTTAAGAAGATTGGCAGACAGCCCAACACAGATCGTTGGCGTCGTGCTGAATAAAACGCAGCATTACCTTCCAAAAGTAATTCGGAGGTTCACCGCCTCATCCGTCTAG
- a CDS encoding sugar transferase, whose protein sequence is MVSLKRYPASVTGAKTRTQAGAADTEVYCSDRADEFVQIKRRYTPAWKRTIDIVGIVVVLPLLAPLFVLVAAYIKLVSRGPVLFVQSRVGFGGEMFRIFKFRTMHVPKVSRDEKHRGYVASLSRADGTNETGTLKKPDYKNELIPGGERIRKLSIDELPQLFNVLLGNMSLVGPRPDVLKLNDYQTWQLRRFEVVPGMTGLWQVSGKNRLSFDQMIDLDIQYIETRSIATDLRIICRTFSVLLFERNE, encoded by the coding sequence ATGGTTTCGTTAAAGCGATATCCCGCTTCGGTAACCGGAGCCAAAACCAGGACTCAAGCTGGGGCAGCGGACACAGAAGTCTACTGTTCTGATCGAGCGGACGAGTTCGTTCAAATTAAGCGGCGTTACACGCCTGCTTGGAAGCGGACGATCGACATCGTCGGTATTGTCGTAGTCTTGCCTCTGCTGGCTCCGCTGTTTGTGTTAGTAGCGGCCTATATCAAGCTGGTATCGCGAGGTCCCGTGTTGTTCGTTCAATCGCGGGTTGGGTTTGGTGGCGAAATGTTTCGGATTTTCAAATTCCGAACGATGCATGTGCCGAAAGTGAGCCGCGATGAAAAGCACCGTGGTTATGTCGCTAGTTTATCGCGGGCAGACGGAACAAACGAAACCGGAACGCTGAAAAAGCCAGATTACAAAAATGAATTGATCCCTGGTGGCGAGAGGATCCGCAAACTTTCAATCGATGAACTGCCGCAACTCTTCAATGTATTGCTTGGCAACATGAGTTTGGTGGGGCCTCGTCCAGATGTACTCAAGCTAAACGATTACCAAACTTGGCAACTGCGGCGCTTCGAGGTGGTTCCAGGGATGACCGGACTGTGGCAGGTCAGCGGGAAAAACCGATTGAGTTTCGATCAGATGATCGATTTAGACATTCAATATATTGAGACAAGATCCATTGCGACGGATTTGCGGATCATTTGTCGAACCTTTTCTGTGTTGCTATTCGAACGTAACGAGTAA
- a CDS encoding Gfo/Idh/MocA family protein, translating into MIRVGIVGVGYWGPNLVRCFSELDNCRVTAVCDRSGDQLLRIKERFPSVQPFDDVDAMFKSGVIDAVVIATPTATHFELSMKAFANDLHVFVEKPLAKTSAECRTLIKTAGERNRVLFVGHVFLHSSPVMKLRDLIETGELGSINYISSRRLNLGPVRKDVSALYDLAPHDISMMLHLLGQKPISVTCSGFDRLNPGIHDVCNLTMMFEGNRMGMVHVSWLDPRKERVLTVVGDKRMAVYDDLEQEKIKVFDKGIDRPKNATGDYADFQLAYRYGGSYSPYIKENEPLKAECAEFIRCIDEGDVPLTDGVNGLDVVEVLEAADVSMRSDGLRVELASLQQGLDDAATDSDSANVSKTAMV; encoded by the coding sequence ATGATTCGCGTTGGTATTGTTGGTGTTGGTTATTGGGGTCCAAATTTAGTCCGCTGTTTTTCTGAACTTGATAACTGCAGGGTCACGGCAGTTTGTGATCGCAGTGGCGATCAATTGTTGCGGATCAAAGAACGATTTCCCAGCGTTCAACCATTTGATGACGTCGATGCGATGTTTAAATCGGGTGTTATTGATGCCGTCGTGATCGCGACTCCAACCGCAACGCACTTCGAATTATCGATGAAGGCGTTCGCTAATGATTTACACGTGTTTGTCGAGAAGCCGTTGGCGAAGACATCGGCGGAATGCCGAACGCTAATCAAAACCGCTGGTGAACGAAACCGGGTATTATTTGTTGGTCACGTCTTTTTGCATTCATCGCCCGTGATGAAGCTTCGCGACTTGATTGAAACGGGTGAACTCGGCTCGATCAATTACATCAGCAGTCGTCGTTTAAATTTGGGGCCTGTCCGAAAAGACGTCAGCGCTCTCTACGATTTGGCACCTCACGATATTTCGATGATGCTGCACCTGCTCGGTCAAAAACCGATCTCGGTAACATGTAGCGGTTTCGATCGACTCAACCCCGGAATCCACGATGTCTGCAACCTAACGATGATGTTCGAGGGAAATCGGATGGGGATGGTCCACGTTAGTTGGTTGGACCCGCGAAAAGAGAGGGTTTTGACTGTTGTCGGCGATAAACGAATGGCCGTCTACGATGACTTGGAACAAGAGAAGATCAAGGTGTTTGATAAGGGAATCGATCGGCCCAAAAACGCCACGGGCGACTACGCTGATTTTCAATTGGCGTACCGCTATGGCGGAAGTTACAGTCCCTACATCAAAGAGAACGAACCGCTAAAAGCCGAATGTGCTGAATTCATTCGCTGCATCGACGAAGGCGATGTGCCCTTGACCGATGGTGTCAATGGATTGGACGTGGTTGAAGTCTTAGAGGCTGCCGATGTATCGATGCGGAGCGATGGGCTCCGAGTTGAATTGGCATCCTTGCAACAAGGCTTGGATGATGCTGCCACTGATTCGGATTCTGCAAACGTCTCCAAGACGGCAATGGTATAG